ggtatgaggatcctttgaggcatatgagagaccatgggtttcttttgaggtcttagaacctgattttactgtGAGGAAAGCAAAACCTTAATTCGgaggcacttgtttaggagataggtagctttgagcaattggagatctttgagcatttgaaagtcaggtggactgaaatgtgatgggcaaattttggggtatgacagagcgGAATTTCCGTGAGCAAAAcgtaggaaaattgctgaatcattatgaaacttcgaaaattcataactggagttctggacatccgatttgagttccgtttgaagcgtagGAAAGATAacaagatgaactttgttataaaaatggttgcagtagttgtaacatatttaattgtgacaggatgatgttggaaagaggtgaagttacggttacacttgctCTTTGagctagacttgtttgttggtactgcatgggatgtcagtgtcagagttgagcggattgaagaaataattaaaatttttgttgAGAATAACTTTTAGGTATTAAATGTACCATTCGAGGAGCtttggagatatcgtatagagtgtcgctgcatgatgtcgatgttgcaattcggatgacgttggaaaattcatatcttgagtttcgagtgtcggattaacgtgccgtttgaacctacgaagaggagagattatttTATACCTTATGGGAgatttataaatacagtagagtgatcctatgagTAGAGATTCTGAAGTAAGTTAAGGAAGCGTGAGACttattgaataggaatgcctactactgcgattgtttgaaacaaagttgagtagaacatgttgttgacgaataagttgatgagacgttcggtaataaatatgatttgagtggtgatggattttagtgagaagtgaattagtagtaaaggtgaagtaaactttagaatggttgaagtcgtatttatgatgtcaaagcaacgacaagtataaaagaagaattgtagaagatttctaacacctattgatgtgaggaagactttgttgagattccaagTGGAATGATGCTTGGAAGCGAAAGATGTCATGAGATTTAGAgtgaaaccacgagttatgaatgttgttgcGATCTTTttctaagatgaggattttgttTTGGAACGAGATGAAAAGTAATGTACGGGTATATTAATGATTATGAAGTTCGGAAGTACTTAGCAAGTGTGTAATgttaagtgactatgaagcggattgtgtaaaatgtttggacgctggtgtctcaccgacaagatccaatgagaggaAAGGTGCgggttgtaaagactcaaagtgaattattaggctatgacgatgttaatgagtttgagtgcaaactcggaaagggacactattatgtagtaacgacggtttatgcttaaatatggttgccgactatctattgacaaatttaggacttgatcaccctaattctcttgttggtagtagatggaatcatataaatgggatgaacttgttttgttaccttaatggtataagttgtaatggatattaaaccgtgagaataatcactcaccatgttgtgtgaatttatgaagaagtgaatatgaaagagtgcaacatattaGACGATGACTTAAGAAGAATACTCAGAGTcacacagcgaaagtgtgatgtggagtagtgttatgagtattactcgtgggcagtgaggaattaatatgttaggaacctacatagagaatatgtattgatctatatgttgaatTTATAATCTAGTGGATGAAAGGATGTCGTTCCGGAGAATTAGTACTCTTTTggataattgccgagatgatgagtatgttattgtggttgtgcgtagttaacgagtatgtattcaacGAAGTTAAGATCATGAGTTGATACTACATGATGTTATAgtaattttgtactgttgtaaggtgttattgtagatttctagatataatgaggaattatactctatgaaggacgaagttgatttacttcttagagaagagcgggactcagtttgcactattttgtaagcaatggtatattgaggctgatgagtgtgattataactacttgtgtgtactcgttctgatggttagaatgttaaatagaggaagtaaatcaggactttgttttttagtgcgagtaagtattgctaagtggtagattagtaccatgtatgataaagaaggattcttgaacgaatgagtaaagagagtggAAATTGGGTAAAACTGAGAAATCTTattggtaatgatgattgtaatgagtaatcaaaatagtgcagcaaaagccgaatgtaacatgttggataattgttagtgtgacttgagaggagtcagatagttgaaattcaatggtataggaatatgattattgattttttttttaaggaagcagttggtgaaaagtgtaagtattattttatcgctcagatggaaaagtgtgtctaaggttggtacgttcggaagatggaatgcattactctagtgttgatcaggtgtgatcataccatggattgtgtaattatattatccGGTTATTAGGTGCATTGTAtgagttgtacctcaatgttctattatTGTTAACCTTTGGGAGATATAATGAGTGGTGCACCTTTGGATGGTCAAAtacgacgtaagaactgggatttgaatgtatgaaacatgttttctgttggttataccagatggatttttgaggatcgactgatgggaatgttacctgggaactagAGGATTAGACGAAGGACTCCTATCCAGAACTTTTCACtagaggtatgttttcgaggacaaaaactctttaagtgggggagagttgtaacaccccatattttctaattattaatttaatcggaatttaaattattaattaaattagtcgGTATATTGGTTGGATTTATTTGGatcaaattgagaaatagagttATTGGGTCAGTGTTGTGGTTattaaaagaggggtgctaaggGTTAGGCCTTCTTACTAAGGATTtactctatttttcataaaataagagaaagaaggaaattggaaaccAACTAAGTGGCAAGGTTGTAATTATATTTTAGTTGGAGGGCATTATGGACTCTAAATATTCCTTGCATGTGAACCTAAGGCCATGTTTGGTGGAAATACTACTTATCACATTTTGGGACTGGAATAGAGAGAGAGTGAATGAATAGAAACTTATATTCATCTCCATCTTCTCCATTTTCGCAACTTTTGGACAGCCTCCACTAAATCGGCCATAACTTTCTGCTcataactccaaatcaggtaattcttgaaaattcggattctacacaaaattttcatcgatttgatatattaatttatatcagggaagttcttgatgagagagataagcgagtttgaagattgaagattcttgCTGAAATTGAgggaaaagggcttacgggtttgatgaagaagggGAAAAATCCAGATTATTGGCTAaagtaagggggactcttccaattatcatctcttatcgtgttatgaatgataggacatgattagggatattgtttgggtcaatttgatcatatgtcagttgttgtgttgttgtgtccTTCCATGAAAGCTGAATAtgagttatgggtttccaataattggatagaaagttaggttttaatgtgtaaaaatGATGTAGGATAATATATTGATAAAATTGGATGAATGCCATATGTTAATGTATGAAAAGATgatgttttagacttaaaatcgaAGGCTGTTAGTGGTGAAAACGAGTAGAAAACAGACTGATACGAATTACCAGTTTTTGGGAACACTGGcaatttgcgtatgatacgcgtatggggatatgccatacgcgtatgagagaCAGTCCTAAGGGTCGTACGTGTATGATACGCAGCCCATCCCGTCAGAATACCATCCTTCTACTagaacgcgtatgatacgcgtatgaagggaagccatacgcgtatgaaaGAGACAGTACGCGTATGAGAAGCTTTTTGTGAAAATCCATTTTTGCTAAGACGCGTACGATACGCTTCTGGAATtgtgtgatacgcgtatgggtgtggTTGTACGCGTATGACTGTGCTGTGTGCATGATTTTacgttttgtgattttttgaaagtttaatgatgtataacttttgaaccgttggcctgttttttgtgccgtttcgagtatgatgaacttTATGAGATAAActatgtgtttaaatgatgaaatgaggtgtaactttcaattaattttaaatcatgattttattaCTTGATGaaagatgtattgtacatataggtgatgagatgtgataatatatgctatgttttaaacatgattcgtatgatgatttgtttgattgtGTGATGGAGCttatgagatatttcatgtgatgatatgagtatgatgtgaatactttGTTTGTTTTATGGATGATATAgtattgacatatatgatgagatgtgacaatatgagatgtgttgaatgatgtgaatacatgtttattcttattattggtgatgatgattagtgtaatacatgtattTTCTATAATGATGGTGATaatgattgatttgtgatgaatgatgctgataCTTATACATacttttaatgatgatgatgatgatgatgatgattttgatgatgatgatgatgatataagtacgTGGTGTATGTTGCATTAATTCATAGCCatttgttgagggctgaatcctaatgatgaggggATTCAGTGAaaggcataattcccattgtgtggaatttgtgctggcagggccgtatctggatgatgttagatcggtcggtgggttattcccattgatgatgtttgttaccacatgcatagagtcagttgcattcatatgcatgaattttaTAACATGACATAATGTACTTCATTGTTATGGTTTGGTGATATGCGTTTTGTGGGATGATgaattatctgaatatagatgaattgggtgaatagtataactattgatgtgttgttatttatgatgcaataatatttgttaattgagaatgagactcaccatTACATTTATGATGCAAAGAATCAGATTGAAGCAAAGATGAAGAACCACGATAGCCACATGCAATGTGAGGTTGGGTCAAAACTGCTTTATCTCTTCCAAGCAGGCCTTGGGCCTCAACATCATGCTGCTTGGAAATACTAAACTCAACACCCCGACCCAATATTATGACCAACAATTGGGCCCAACCCGAAGCCCAAATAATTGtccataaaatcatatttaaaataattaaaattatcgtCTAACGCCACCTGTCCCGCCTTAGATTCCCCTATAACAAATTGCACCCCAATGTTCAGCTACTCAacttttttcattctcattttcttaatcatttttgtgatttttgaaacaCCCACCCTAGCTGAAACGTCACCATCACACCCTAAAACCCCTCCCGAATTCCCTGAGTCTTAGAAAGTGTCCAACACTTTTTCTTCATCTGAATCCACAAAAGCCGCCGCCTCTGAGGTTGACTTACATGAAAAAGACCCATCCAATTTTGACACGTTGCCATCAAACAAACCATCAACTTTAGCATCCCCGAACAATATGTTGGCCACATCCTTACTCCAATCCTTGAGGGAATCAGAATATTCATCGGAGTTAGAAGAATCCACCGCAGAGACAGGAACACTGAAATCCTCCACCAAAGTGATGAAAAACCTAACTCCATCAATGGAAACACCTAACTCTTTGGTCAAGAAGGTTAAACATGAGGTTCTAACACAAATCGTGGCCATCTCTAACGTTTTCATATGTTGTGTATTATCATCCGCAAATAAGAACACTCACACCTCCTCTGCTAGAAACCTAAACATCTTATCACCCAAAACATGACATGGTATACCAAAGCAAGGTAACCACACTATCCTTTCACCATCAATATTACCAGGTTCCGATCTCTTGATCGATTGAAACCACTGATTAAGAACCACCTCATATTCCTTTACCAGTACCTCTAACGCCCCTTCCTCACGCTCAAGCAGGAGACATTTATTCGCACCAATAGGAATAGCTTGAATGAGAAATAAGCCTTCAGCATGCAGAGCATCTTGAATGCCGCTAGCCGTCCCATCCATGTCCACCACCCCACCATAGTTTTCTTCATTCTGTTGACATCTTCCAACTGAACATCATTAAAGAAACACAGTTTTATGTTGTTAGCACCACTGATACAGACAACTTTGCCACCACCTCCATATTACTTTTCACCACTTGCGCAAAAGACTTTTCACTACCCTTGACGATGACAAATTTAATCTTGATATCCCTTATATTCTTGTTCTTCACATGAAACTCATCGCTACCACCTTCCAGCCGTCTACCACCAAGCTTCTTCCTCAAATCATCTCCCCTTACCCCCCTAGTCGACATGTTGTCGTCTCGAAAATCTCAGAACGTTAACTCGAATCTTACTCTCCTTCAGAAAAATTCTATCCAACTTGGTATCCAACCGCCTATCATCCTCAACATCAAAGAACCGCACAAACCCATACCTCTTGCCCCTAATGTCTTTCTTGCAGGGGATCACCACCTCATCAACTTCACCAAACTTCGCGAAAACCCTATAAAGATCTCTGGCTAAATATGTATTTGGAAAAGCAGTCACAAAAAAGTAGATCTCCTCTGATTGACATCCTTAGTTCTACCATGGCCAGCATTGTCCCACACTCTATTCCTAACTCTCCGATTAGAAACAATGGACCACTCACCTTCatgtttctctcttctctcttgttTCTCTCTCATTTTAGGTGCGGGAAGATCTCGACAtttgatattaaaatatttaataattataaactcGTGAATTAAAGAGTACACGTACCCTTCGAAAAAAGTAGACATCTTTTTTTGTGTGGCATGTTTTCTAAAAAACTATTATGATAAAAGTGATAATCAGATTCTGaatttgaataatattttgaaaacacttttatattaatgaataataatttgaaaacacttttatattatttaaatatttaaaaaatttcatatatattttatgaagctatattatttaaaaaatttaatttgacatAAAATACTTGTTGAAAAACGATTTTAAATGGATTCCCATTATATAACTTTTTGCCATTTGTCATGttcaattaatatttttctaaataaGCTATACAAATTTATAatacaacaaaaataatatttttataatctctgatgtttcatttataaaaaaaattataaatagagaTTCAACACAATATATGTATCAAGAGTAAAACAACATTAATACAAGGAAAGAATTATGGCAAGAAGTGTGATGAAAAATGTTGCTGTGATTATGACAATAATTATGTTCATTTTGGCACAAGCTAGTTATTCTCTTCCGACTCGGCCTATCGCTATAGTGCGTTGTACTGCCAAGTGTGCTGTACAATGTGCAAATAAATTGGATGAGGAACTAAAGTATGTAGAATGTGTTGCTGGATGTGAATTGGCATGCAATAACATATCATCACCAGCTGCATATCAATGTACTACTGGTTGTGCCTATTCAAAACTCAATAGTATTAAAACTGGTATGCTCATActttcccatatatatatatatatatatatatatatatatatatatatatatatatatatatatatatatatatatatatatatatatatatattagttagtTAATACATCTAAAAAAATATGATAGTAGTGTTGATTTAATTAATGTTgtttttaaataacttttatatatattttttcagttTTGAAATTAAGCTCTGTtttaatgtaatttaattttttttagttaaaacaCTTTTTACATTGACTAGTTACTCCAATCTACAATATTCTAATTAGTcaattttaagaaataaaattttacCCATTAAAGTATTGGACAAAGAAAACACTCACTAACTTGCCTCACTATAAATTAattcttaaaaataatattaacataataataataataataataataataataataataattataaaattattaagtttaaaaattattaaattgacaATATTGACACGTGTGAGCTATCACtatcaaacattttattttttcttctttattgatAAACAGCATAAAAAGCTTGAATTACATTTTGAATGGGCAGATCCATATGGATGCCATTGTTTTCATTTATGGCCATTTATGCCAGTTTATGGACCTGAGTGTTATGGATACAGTTTAGGGCAATTCTCATTGCGCCCATATATCTATTTACATACTCGCAGTGAAAATcccaaattatttttataattcagatatgcatattcgaagacactttttctaaaaaaatgtgaCTTCGCAAATTCGTAGTCACctgttttattaaaataaaaagaagtgtaagtcactctttttttagaaaaatatgtcttcagatatgcatatccgaaaatatgTATGAGACAAAATTCATAACAACAAAGCAACAAAGCATagatttatcataaataattgaTATTACATAGAtagttcaacaaaaatttaaagttacatattgttattgttgatatttgtaaatatatagtgttaagaatatttgtatatagaatagtcccacatcgactatatcatgtacttagttgtaatctctctatatataataaagtctctGTAGTGATTTACAAAATACACGGTTTATTCAAATTTCTCTTAGTCTCTTGTATTTCAACATGGTATCTAGAGCCTACTGAGAGACAACCCTTTACCGTGCTTTACCCGGTAGACCCACTGTCTTCCGGTGAGAAATTTTTGGCAAACCGTGTCATAACTTCGGTTTGCCTTCCATACATTTCCGTGACTCATTCCGGCATCCATTTTCAAATTTCTCCAGTCACCACCGAACTGTCGTCGCCATCCATTGTTGCCGCTATTGTTTTTGGCGACCTTTTAGCAAACTAATCCTACTGGCAGAAAAGCCTCCCCCGATACGGCCGATCCCGACGATTTTTCGAGCGTCCCACTCGCCATCGTGCAACTGTTCCAGATCTGATACTCATGGCTACTCCTCAGAACTTTACGCCAAACTACGATGATTTTCTCAGGTAGTATCAAAATTATCAGAACTCATATTCTACTTCTTCGGTTGCACACACTGGTAATTCATCTACTTGTCTCTATCAATCATCTACTTGTGGACCTTAGGTCCTTGATTCTGGTGCGTATGACCATGTTACtggtaataaaaatattttcattaccCTCTCTACCTCGGGTGTCTTACTTACTATAACTTCTGCCAATGGTTCTCAAACCCAACCTGAAGGGATTGGTACTGTTCAAATTCTACCTTATCTCTCGGTTACTCTTGTTCTCTATGTACCTAATTATCCATTTAATTTACTTTCAGTCAGTCATTTAACTCGTTCTCTTGATTGTATTGTCACCTTTACTAACCGTATTGTTATCCTGCAGGATCGGAGTTCGGGACGGACGATTGGCGTCGGATGTGAGTCTCAAGGCCTTTATTACCTCTCAGTGTCATC
This DNA window, taken from Vicia villosa cultivar HV-30 ecotype Madison, WI unplaced genomic scaffold, Vvil1.0 ctg.000582F_1_1, whole genome shotgun sequence, encodes the following:
- the LOC131629585 gene encoding uncharacterized protein LOC131629585, coding for MARSVMKNVAVIMTIIMFILAQASYSLPTRPIAIVRCTAKCAVQCANKLDEELKYVECVAGCELACNNISSPAAYQCTTGCAYSKLNSIKTDARDVNAIVNSCLKSC